One Nicotiana tomentosiformis chromosome 1, ASM39032v3, whole genome shotgun sequence genomic window, ATTCACTACTTCAATAGTAAACATAATAGAATCTGACTTTTCTCGTTAGGCTGGAGAAATTAGCGCATGTACCTCTTAATTTCCTCATCATTTCCCTTTAGCACTGGGGACTTGGGAGTAACTGAAATGTTGATGGATGTAAACCTCGATGCTGTTACCCTTGAAACTCACAGAAATACAGAGCCATAAGGTGAGGTTCGGCAAACTAGGTAACTTTAGTCCAAATCCTctattaatattaaaaaatttattaaatatatataaaaatttaatttaaaatctAGTTATTAATATATGATATGGTTATCATAGAATTTAAAACTCATAAAGTTTACATTTTTGCTGTCCGTTTAACCGTGTGTTAAATGGCTTATGCCCCTGTTTTTTTATCAATTGGTCAACTAATCCTCAATCTAAAAGTTTGTGATCGAGTATACAAGTACTTTATTTTTAATGTTCTATATTTATTGTGTTCTACTTGAAAATCATTTCATTATGAGAAATGTAATTACCAGAACAAGACAAGATGGCAGCTTACTCAAAATAATCAGAAAACCCACCTGTAAAGCCTCTTGCATGAgattatgttttattttttttgtcttaTGATACATTTTTTCATTATTCCGTTTAAGAaaaatgatatatttttatatttaacataatttaaatttaacCATTTAATCACGCACTAATGATATTGCTCATTGTCCACACCGCTTCCAAGTTCCAATCCAATGAATTGTATATACAAAATATGGATAGCGGAAAAAAGAAATTGCTATATAGAGTAAGTGCATCAATCTGCACGTGGACAACTGGTCAGAGTAACAAACTAATTTGTCATACTTATGAGCAGACATCTGTCAATATCGAGCATCTCGATTTGATATATGTCACACCATCTATTTTATATGACGGTGTACTCTATAACAGCCTAAAACTTCATTTTTCAGAGAAATGCCAATGTCTTTAACAAGCATTCTctgcttcttctttctcttcttttcagCCACAACAGCTTCAAGAAATGAGAAGCCATCAGCCTATGAAGAGCTGCAGCGTTATGACTTCCCAATGGGGATTCTTCCAAAAGGGGTAAAAGACTATAAATTAAACACCAAAACAGGTGAATTCTCAGCTTATCTTAATTCCACATGCAGCTTCAGATTGGAAACCTCGTATCAGCTAAATTACAAGCCTGTTATAAAAGGGGTTATATCAAAAGGCAGGCTTACAAAACTGAGTGGTGTAAGTGTTAAAGTGGTGTTGCTATGGCTTAACATTGTTGAAGTTAGGCGTAAAGGTGGGAATCTTGAGTTCTCAGTTGGGCTCACATCGGCGAATTTTCCGATTGAGAACTTCGAGGAATGCCCACAATGTGGGTGTGGATTGGATTGTGTTAGTAAAGAGGAGAGAAAGATTAGACAGAAGGTCTTTGTGTCTTCTTCTTAGAGTAGGTACTTTGATTTTGTCGAGTCTCTTTCTCC contains:
- the LOC104121596 gene encoding uncharacterized protein At5g01610-like, whose amino-acid sequence is MPMSLTSILCFFFLFFSATTASRNEKPSAYEELQRYDFPMGILPKGVKDYKLNTKTGEFSAYLNSTCSFRLETSYQLNYKPVIKGVISKGRLTKLSGVSVKVVLLWLNIVEVRRKGGNLEFSVGLTSANFPIENFEECPQCGCGLDCVSKEERKIRQKVFVSSS